In a single window of the Eshraghiella crossota genome:
- a CDS encoding aminopeptidase P family protein has translation MQVTEKINALRKIMGDSNIDAYIIVTDDYHGSEYVGDYFKEREYMSGFTGSAGTLLVMTDFAGLWTDGRYFLQAEEELAGTGIELMKSGEADCPSIEVFLYDKLKENSVVGFDGRTVNCNFFSRLKNRLDSKKITYAMDKDLVDAIWKDRPGMSSRKVWELDYEYTGMSRKDKIGHLFEIMDKNGADAMVLTALDEIAWLLNLRGDDIEYCPVFLSFMYISKKISVLYVNRSILSDDIISGLADDGIIIKDYESVYDNLAGISSEKIMIDPSSANCFIKENIAINSFAYETESPVELMKAIKNPIETENIESAHIKDGVAVTKFVRWLTENVKKGTVTEMSAAEKLDEFRKMGEGYIGQSFATIVAYKEHGAIVHYEATKKTDVTMKPVGLCLIDTGGHYLQGTTDITRTVPLGKLTEEEKKAYTLVLVGHLRLAATVFKYGVTGGGLDIIAREPLWEYGMDFRHGTGHGVGYLLNVHEGPQRISWKNNDVVLDEGMVISDEPGYYETGKFGIRHENLLLVKADLPETEYGKMCYFKNLTYVPFDKEALLPELMTSRDIMLFNRYQKNVYESISPYLCDDDKKWLESYTKPIENFTF, from the coding sequence ATGCAGGTTACGGAAAAAATAAATGCTTTGAGAAAAATCATGGGCGATAGTAATATTGACGCCTATATAATAGTTACTGACGATTACCACGGCTCTGAATATGTAGGAGATTATTTCAAAGAACGTGAGTATATGTCAGGATTTACAGGTTCGGCGGGAACACTTCTTGTCATGACTGATTTTGCCGGACTATGGACTGATGGAAGATATTTTTTGCAGGCAGAGGAAGAACTGGCGGGTACAGGCATAGAACTTATGAAGAGCGGAGAAGCGGACTGCCCCTCAATAGAGGTTTTTTTGTATGATAAATTAAAAGAAAACAGTGTTGTGGGATTTGACGGAAGAACCGTGAATTGTAATTTTTTTAGCAGACTAAAAAACAGGCTGGACAGTAAGAAAATTACCTACGCCATGGATAAAGACCTTGTAGATGCAATATGGAAAGACAGACCCGGAATGTCTTCGCGTAAAGTATGGGAACTGGATTATGAATACACCGGAATGTCAAGAAAGGATAAGATTGGACACCTTTTTGAAATAATGGACAAAAATGGGGCTGATGCCATGGTGCTTACTGCTCTTGATGAGATAGCATGGCTATTGAATTTAAGGGGTGATGACATTGAATATTGTCCCGTATTTTTAAGTTTTATGTATATCAGCAAAAAAATAAGTGTCCTTTATGTAAACCGCAGTATTTTAAGCGATGATATTATTAGCGGGCTTGCCGATGATGGCATTATAATTAAGGATTACGAGTCAGTATATGACAATCTGGCAGGAATAAGCTCGGAGAAAATCATGATTGACCCTTCAAGTGCCAATTGTTTTATAAAAGAAAATATTGCAATAAACAGCTTTGCATACGAGACGGAAAGCCCTGTTGAGCTTATGAAAGCGATAAAAAATCCTATAGAGACCGAGAATATAGAAAGTGCCCACATAAAAGACGGTGTGGCAGTTACTAAATTTGTCCGGTGGCTGACAGAAAACGTTAAAAAAGGCACTGTAACGGAAATGTCGGCAGCAGAGAAACTTGACGAATTCAGAAAAATGGGAGAGGGCTACATCGGACAAAGCTTTGCCACTATCGTCGCATATAAAGAGCATGGAGCAATTGTCCATTATGAAGCTACAAAAAAGACGGATGTTACCATGAAACCGGTAGGCCTTTGTCTTATTGATACAGGCGGACACTATCTTCAGGGAACAACGGATATAACCAGAACAGTTCCGCTTGGAAAACTGACAGAAGAAGAAAAGAAAGCATATACTCTTGTACTTGTGGGTCATTTACGCCTTGCCGCAACGGTTTTTAAATATGGAGTTACAGGCGGAGGCCTTGATATTATTGCAAGGGAACCTTTGTGGGAATACGGAATGGATTTCAGACACGGAACAGGGCATGGCGTCGGATATCTTCTTAACGTGCATGAAGGACCACAGAGAATAAGCTGGAAAAATAATGATGTGGTGCTTGATGAGGGCATGGTTATATCCGATGAACCGGGGTATTACGAAACCGGAAAATTCGGAATACGACACGAAAATCTATTGCTTGTTAAGGCCGATTTACCGGAAACAGAATATGGAAAAATGTGTTATTTTAAAAATCTTACATACGTTCCTTTTGACAAAGAGGCACTTCTGCCAGAACTTATGACAAGCAGGGATATTATGCTCTTTAACAGGTATCAGAAGAACGTATATGAAAGTATATCACCTTATCTTTGCGATGATGATAAAAAATGGCTGGAATCATACACAAAACCTATAGAAAACTTTACTTTTTGA
- a CDS encoding DeoR/GlpR family DNA-binding transcription regulator: MLTKQRHEEMVNIIRERGSVTTNEMAKILGISESTARRDINFLADTGKVIKVYGGAMFDPQDVDTKEDSFEQRMDINATEKGKAAEKALELITPDDFIYIDAGTTTKYIADNFNMNGVRIVTNGIEHARILASKGNEVVLVGGNVKISTDAIVGTLAVNTLDKYHFTKGFFGTNGISSKAGYTTPDINEALVKKAAMQKCSKSFIVCDSSKFNTISAVTFASFREATIVTNLCPAEFSKYKNIIVY, translated from the coding sequence ATGCTGACAAAACAAAGACATGAAGAAATGGTTAATATTATAAGAGAAAGAGGTAGCGTTACCACGAATGAGATGGCTAAGATACTTGGCATCTCAGAATCAACGGCAAGGCGCGACATTAATTTCCTTGCTGACACCGGCAAAGTTATAAAAGTATACGGTGGAGCTATGTTTGATCCGCAGGATGTGGATACTAAAGAAGATAGTTTTGAACAAAGAATGGATATTAATGCTACTGAAAAAGGCAAGGCAGCAGAAAAGGCACTTGAATTAATTACTCCGGATGATTTTATATATATAGATGCAGGAACTACAACAAAGTATATTGCGGACAATTTTAATATGAATGGCGTAAGAATTGTAACGAATGGCATTGAACATGCCAGAATACTTGCGTCAAAAGGCAATGAAGTAGTCCTTGTGGGAGGCAACGTCAAGATATCTACAGATGCAATTGTTGGAACATTAGCTGTAAATACACTTGATAAATATCATTTTACAAAGGGCTTTTTCGGAACTAATGGCATATCTTCGAAAGCCGGCTATACAACGCCCGATATTAATGAGGCACTTGTTAAGAAAGCAGCGATGCAGAAATGCAGTAAGTCCTTTATTGTATGTGATTCTTCAAAATTTAATACAATAAGTGCCGTAACTTTTGCATCTTTCAGAGAGGCAACCATTGTAACCAATCTGTGTCCTGCAGAATTCTCAAAATATAAAAATATAATAGTATACTGA
- the ptsP gene encoding phosphoenolpyruvate--protein phosphotransferase has product MKVYEGKSVFNGIAIGKIKLYLKGEQQVKRHKVTDVKAELLRYEEARNKSMTELKGLYEKALKEVGEANAAIFEVHQMMLEDEDYNESVRNIIESQGVNAEYAVAATGDNFSKMFSSMEDEYMKERAADVKDISERVISVLNGKSSGNDTGDEASIIVADDLAPSETVQLDKDKVLSFVTVHGSLNSHTAILARTMAIPALVNTPLPLDEEIDGVMAVVDGTKGVIYIDPDCETLELMKKRKAEEDEKRVLLQTLKGKDNITVDGQKIMLYANIGNIKDLAKVIQNDAGGIGLFRSEFIYLESKDFPTEEEQFMIYRQVAETMAGKKVIIRTLDIGADKQCDYFNMAHEDNPAMGCRAIRICLTRPEIFKTQLRALYRASAYGNIAIMYPMIISVWEVKRIKEIAEEVRKELDEQGILYGNPEQGIMIETPAAVMISDELAKEVDFFSIGTNDLTQYTLAIDRQNTELDMFYDSHHPAVLKMISMVIDNAHKAGIWAGICGELGADQSLTKEFLAMGVDELSVSPGSVLPIRKIVIETNVKDYKAKKNADKTKT; this is encoded by the coding sequence ATGAAGGTGTATGAAGGTAAAAGTGTATTCAATGGCATTGCCATTGGTAAGATAAAACTGTATTTAAAGGGCGAACAGCAGGTAAAAAGACATAAGGTTACAGATGTTAAAGCTGAGTTGCTAAGATATGAAGAAGCACGTAATAAAAGTATGACGGAACTTAAGGGCCTTTATGAAAAGGCTCTTAAGGAAGTAGGAGAAGCAAATGCCGCCATATTTGAGGTCCATCAGATGATGCTTGAGGATGAGGATTATAACGAATCAGTCCGTAATATAATTGAGTCCCAGGGCGTTAATGCCGAATATGCGGTTGCGGCTACAGGAGACAATTTTTCCAAAATGTTTTCATCCATGGAGGATGAATATATGAAAGAAAGAGCAGCAGATGTAAAAGATATTTCTGAAAGAGTGATATCTGTTCTGAATGGAAAAAGCAGCGGTAATGATACAGGTGATGAAGCATCAATTATTGTTGCGGATGACCTTGCACCTTCGGAGACGGTACAGCTTGATAAGGATAAAGTTTTATCCTTTGTAACGGTTCATGGTTCATTAAATTCACATACTGCAATTCTTGCAAGAACTATGGCAATACCTGCACTTGTCAATACACCTTTGCCCCTTGACGAAGAAATTGATGGTGTAATGGCGGTAGTTGACGGAACTAAAGGTGTTATATATATTGACCCTGACTGTGAGACACTGGAACTAATGAAAAAGCGTAAAGCAGAGGAAGATGAAAAAAGAGTGCTTTTACAGACTCTTAAAGGCAAAGATAATATTACTGTCGATGGACAAAAGATTATGCTTTATGCTAATATAGGCAATATAAAAGATCTTGCCAAAGTTATTCAGAATGATGCTGGCGGAATCGGGCTTTTCAGAAGTGAGTTCATATACCTTGAGAGCAAGGATTTCCCTACGGAAGAAGAACAGTTCATGATTTACAGACAGGTTGCTGAGACAATGGCAGGCAAAAAGGTCATTATAAGAACTCTTGACATAGGCGCAGACAAACAGTGTGATTATTTTAATATGGCACATGAAGATAATCCTGCAATGGGATGCCGCGCCATAAGAATCTGTCTCACAAGGCCTGAGATTTTCAAGACACAGCTTCGTGCACTTTACAGGGCGAGTGCGTATGGCAATATAGCCATTATGTATCCGATGATAATAAGTGTATGGGAAGTGAAAAGAATCAAAGAAATTGCAGAAGAAGTAAGGAAAGAGCTTGATGAACAGGGAATATTATACGGTAATCCCGAACAGGGCATTATGATAGAGACACCTGCTGCGGTAATGATAAGCGATGAACTTGCAAAAGAAGTTGACTTTTTCAGTATAGGAACTAATGACCTTACACAATATACTCTTGCAATAGACAGGCAGAATACGGAACTTGATATGTTCTATGATTCACATCATCCGGCAGTGCTTAAGATGATATCAATGGTTATTGACAATGCACATAAAGCGGGAATATGGGCAGGAATATGCGGAGAACTTGGTGCAGACCAGTCACTTACAAAAGAATTCCTTGCCATGGGTGTTGATGAATTATCGGTGTCACCGGGAAGCGTATTACCTATTCGCAAGATTGTTATTGAGACAAATGTTAAGGATTATAAGGCGAAAAAAAATGCTGACAAAACAAAGACATGA
- a CDS encoding HPr family phosphocarrier protein: protein MREFKYVITDPEGIHARPAGLLVKATKDFACDIKIAKDGKAMNCKAIFGIMGLGVKKGNEVTLTFDGEDEDKAYETVSRFMQENL from the coding sequence ATGAGAGAATTTAAGTATGTTATAACTGATCCGGAGGGAATACATGCACGTCCGGCAGGACTCCTTGTAAAAGCAACAAAAGATTTTGCATGTGACATTAAAATAGCTAAAGACGGTAAAGCAATGAACTGTAAGGCTATATTCGGAATTATGGGACTCGGTGTTAAAAAAGGCAATGAAGTAACACTTACTTTTGACGGAGAAGACGAAGACAAGGCCTACGAGACAGTAAGCAGGTTTATGCAGGAAAATCTTTAA
- a CDS encoding PTS fructose transporter subunit IIABC, producing MRITDLLDKRSISLTAAPKSKEEALNEAIALMAESGKINDTEGYRRQVFAREEESTTGVGEGIAIPHGKCAAVNRPGLAAMVIKDGVDFESLDGEPVTLLFLIAAPDTKDNVHLDVLSKLSMMLMDEEFTKNLRNASTAEEFLEIIDKADEEKKSVDERLSDINKADDSRVKILAVTSCPTGIAHTYMAAEGLEKAAKAKNCYIKVETRGSGGAKNVLTDKDIEEADFIIIAADAKVPMERFDGKKLIERQVSDGINKADELIDLAIKGEAPVYKSGVRSDDEVEKTTTKKGIGHKIYTQLMNGVSHMLPFVVGGGILIAISFLIDGFAVDINSLSAAERSSFGSITDAARLFNEIGNVAFKFMLPVLAGFIAMAIGDRPALAVGFVGGMMAANGTSGFLGALAAGFAAGYIVLLLVKLCSKLPDALEKIAPVLIYPVVGILVMGLLMKFAVEPVMGYINTAMNNGLKSMGSGSRIVLGLVLGGMMAIDMGGPFNKAAYVFGTASIASGNYDMMASVMIGGMVPPCAIALATIIFKNKFSKQERQSGPTNLIMGLAFITEGAIPYAAADPFRVIPACVVGSGVAGALSMAFKCTLMAPHGGIFVVPVMGNKFMYLLALVIGTAVSTVLLGILKKKQTN from the coding sequence ATGAGAATAACTGATTTACTTGATAAGAGAAGCATATCTCTTACAGCAGCTCCTAAGAGCAAGGAAGAAGCACTCAACGAAGCTATTGCCCTTATGGCTGAAAGCGGAAAAATCAACGATACTGAAGGGTATCGCAGGCAGGTATTTGCAAGAGAAGAAGAGAGTACAACAGGTGTTGGAGAAGGAATTGCAATACCACATGGAAAATGTGCAGCGGTCAACAGACCGGGACTTGCAGCAATGGTTATAAAAGACGGAGTGGATTTTGAATCACTTGACGGAGAACCCGTAACACTGCTTTTCCTTATAGCAGCACCGGACACAAAGGATAATGTCCATCTTGACGTACTCAGCAAATTGTCAATGATGCTTATGGATGAAGAGTTTACAAAGAATTTAAGAAATGCATCAACAGCAGAAGAGTTTCTTGAAATAATAGATAAGGCTGATGAAGAAAAGAAAAGTGTGGACGAAAGACTTTCGGATATTAATAAAGCAGACGATAGCCGGGTAAAAATACTTGCAGTTACATCCTGTCCTACAGGAATTGCCCATACTTATATGGCGGCTGAGGGACTTGAAAAAGCAGCAAAGGCAAAGAATTGTTATATCAAGGTAGAGACAAGAGGTTCCGGCGGTGCCAAAAATGTACTTACAGATAAAGATATTGAAGAAGCTGATTTTATTATTATTGCGGCAGATGCCAAAGTCCCAATGGAAAGATTTGACGGAAAGAAGCTTATTGAGCGACAGGTTTCGGACGGAATCAATAAAGCGGATGAACTTATTGACCTTGCAATTAAAGGCGAGGCACCTGTATATAAGAGCGGAGTCAGATCTGACGATGAAGTTGAGAAAACAACTACAAAAAAAGGAATTGGACATAAGATTTATACACAGCTTATGAACGGTGTTTCACATATGCTTCCTTTTGTAGTAGGCGGCGGTATTCTTATTGCAATATCATTTCTTATTGATGGATTTGCGGTAGATATCAATTCATTGTCTGCTGCTGAAAGAAGCAGCTTCGGAAGCATAACAGATGCAGCGAGACTTTTTAACGAAATAGGTAATGTAGCTTTTAAATTTATGCTCCCCGTACTGGCGGGATTTATAGCAATGGCAATAGGCGACAGACCGGCACTTGCAGTCGGATTCGTAGGCGGCATGATGGCAGCCAACGGAACATCCGGATTCCTTGGAGCACTTGCAGCAGGTTTTGCGGCAGGATATATTGTTTTGTTACTTGTTAAGTTATGCAGTAAACTTCCGGATGCACTGGAAAAGATAGCACCTGTACTTATATATCCGGTTGTCGGTATTCTGGTAATGGGTCTCCTGATGAAATTTGCGGTTGAACCTGTAATGGGTTATATTAACACGGCAATGAACAACGGACTTAAGAGTATGGGAAGCGGAAGCAGAATTGTTCTCGGACTTGTCCTCGGCGGAATGATGGCAATTGATATGGGCGGACCTTTCAATAAAGCAGCATATGTATTCGGAACAGCTTCCATTGCATCAGGCAATTATGATATGATGGCATCAGTAATGATTGGCGGAATGGTTCCACCTTGCGCAATTGCTCTTGCAACTATAATTTTCAAAAACAAGTTCTCAAAGCAGGAGAGACAGTCAGGTCCTACTAACCTGATTATGGGTCTTGCATTCATTACAGAAGGAGCAATTCCGTATGCGGCAGCAGATCCATTCAGGGTTATTCCGGCATGTGTAGTTGGTTCAGGCGTTGCGGGTGCATTATCAATGGCATTTAAATGTACACTCATGGCACCTCACGGCGGAATTTTCGTAGTACCTGTTATGGGCAATAAATTTATGTATCTTCTGGCACTTGTAATAGGAACTGCAGTATCAACAGTTCTTTTAGGAATTTTAAAGAAAAAACAGACGAATTAG
- the pfkB gene encoding 1-phosphofructokinase, which translates to MIYTVTFNPSLDYIVSVRDFKLGITNRTSDERILPGGKGINVSTVLKNLGIDNTALGFVSGFTGDEIVRRLENMGVKNGFIRLENGFSRINLKLKSTDGTEINGQGPVISKENVELLMERLSQLKDGDVLFLSGSIPAGMDDDAYKNIMELLKGRDIKIVVDATKELLVKSLPYGPFLIKPNNYELGEIFGVRLTTRSSVIPYAKKLQNMGARNVLVSMAGEGAVLVSDDGRVIDAPAPEGKLINGVGAGDSMVAGFMAGYLARHDYNHAFCMGVASGSASAFSENLATKEEIEKVYKTIVLEEKV; encoded by the coding sequence ATGATTTACACAGTAACTTTTAATCCGTCTTTGGACTATATAGTGTCTGTCAGGGATTTTAAGCTTGGAATAACCAACAGGACAAGTGATGAACGGATTCTCCCCGGAGGAAAGGGAATTAATGTTTCAACAGTTCTTAAGAATCTTGGAATTGATAACACAGCACTTGGTTTTGTATCAGGTTTTACAGGAGATGAAATCGTAAGAAGACTTGAGAATATGGGCGTTAAGAACGGTTTTATCAGGCTTGAAAATGGATTTTCAAGAATTAATCTCAAACTTAAATCAACTGATGGAACAGAAATTAACGGACAGGGACCGGTTATAAGTAAAGAGAATGTTGAACTTCTTATGGAAAGATTATCACAGCTTAAGGACGGGGATGTTCTTTTCCTGTCAGGCAGCATTCCGGCGGGAATGGATGATGATGCCTACAAGAATATAATGGAACTGCTTAAGGGCAGGGACATTAAGATTGTTGTGGATGCGACGAAGGAACTGCTTGTGAAATCGCTTCCATACGGACCGTTTCTGATTAAGCCTAACAATTATGAACTAGGTGAGATATTCGGAGTAAGGCTTACAACAAGAAGTTCGGTTATCCCGTACGCTAAGAAACTGCAGAATATGGGCGCGAGAAATGTTTTGGTTTCAATGGCAGGAGAAGGTGCGGTATTGGTATCGGATGATGGCCGGGTAATTGACGCACCGGCACCTGAGGGAAAGCTCATTAACGGAGTAGGTGCAGGAGATTCAATGGTAGCCGGATTTATGGCAGGATATCTTGCAAGACACGATTACAACCATGCGTTCTGTATGGGAGTAGCATCAGGAAGTGCCAGTGCTTTTTCGGAAAATCTGGCAACAAAGGAAGAAATAGAAAAAGTATATAAAACTATAGTATTGGAGGAAAAAGTATGA